A single window of Micrococcaceae bacterium Sec5.1 DNA harbors:
- a CDS encoding LacI family DNA-binding transcriptional regulator, translated as MTRTTGRSQRGGHTGVSIEDVAAAAGVSTATVSRAVRGLPRVSPATREKILEVAASLGYVASSSASGLATGRTRTIGVLAPFVSRWFFSKAIEGADRELHSRKYNLSLFNLGGHGSNRERLFSSTMVYKQIDALLVLCMALSEDELEHLHKIDIPLVVVGGHVEDCAYIGINDYDAASTAVRHLLDLGHKDIALLHGDDETDLNFDVPRVRIRAFQEVMSDAGLEVRPEWDEWGDFTVASGQQAFLRLWNQPGRKPTAIFCSSDEMAMGVIFEATRHGVRVPEDLSVIGIDDHDFSEALGLTTVGQRPDDQAELGTKMLLDELDGIAGAVHSEVAPHQLIVRETTAPPCR; from the coding sequence GTGACACGAACAACGGGTAGGTCCCAGCGCGGTGGTCATACAGGCGTCAGCATCGAGGACGTCGCAGCAGCAGCGGGAGTGTCTACGGCCACCGTGTCCAGGGCTGTCAGGGGGCTGCCCCGGGTTTCGCCTGCAACGCGTGAAAAGATCCTGGAAGTCGCGGCGTCGCTGGGCTATGTGGCGTCGTCGTCGGCGTCGGGACTGGCCACTGGGCGCACGCGCACTATCGGAGTCCTGGCGCCCTTCGTCAGCCGTTGGTTCTTCTCCAAAGCAATAGAAGGCGCGGACAGGGAACTGCACTCGCGCAAGTACAACCTCTCCCTGTTCAACCTCGGCGGCCATGGCAGCAATCGCGAGCGGCTCTTCAGCTCCACCATGGTCTACAAACAGATCGACGCGCTGCTGGTGCTGTGTATGGCGCTCAGCGAGGACGAACTGGAACACCTCCACAAGATCGACATCCCGCTGGTAGTGGTTGGCGGGCACGTTGAGGATTGCGCCTACATCGGTATTAACGATTACGACGCCGCGTCCACAGCCGTGCGGCATCTGCTGGACTTGGGACACAAGGACATCGCGCTGCTCCACGGCGACGACGAGACAGACCTGAACTTCGACGTTCCCCGTGTCCGAATCCGCGCCTTCCAGGAAGTCATGTCCGACGCCGGCTTGGAAGTCCGTCCTGAATGGGACGAATGGGGTGACTTCACAGTTGCCAGCGGGCAGCAGGCATTCCTTCGGCTCTGGAATCAACCCGGACGCAAGCCAACAGCTATTTTCTGTTCCTCTGATGAGATGGCCATGGGAGTCATCTTCGAAGCCACGCGTCACGGCGTTCGCGTGCCGGAGGACCTCTCAGTCATCGGCATCGACGATCACGACTTTTCCGAAGCATTGGGTCTCACAACCGTGGGTCAACGACCGGACGACCAAGCCGAACTGGGAACCAAGATGCTATTGGATGAACTCGATGGCATTGCCGGTGCCGTGCATTCAGAGGTAGCGCCGCACCAACTGATTGTCCGGGAGACAACGGCACCGCCATGCCGGTAA
- a CDS encoding sugar ABC transporter permease has protein sequence MEFIGGKLLQVVIALAIFAAIIGILMLVVDRAPKSVKDKVTVAGFLAPAGILMLVGLVYPAVRTSMLAFTDASGQGNGFDNFVWMFTQPEALTTLRNTIIWTILVPLLSTSFGLAYAVFIDKARGERVLKSLVFMPMAISFVGAGIIWKLVYDYRGPGIEQTGVINFIRDAMGMNPKQFLLDAPENTIFLIIVMVWIQTGFAMVILSAAIKGVPVELIEAARLDGANAWQQFRNVTVPGIRGALVVVLTTITIATLKVFDIVRTMTAGNYDTSVVANEMYTQAFRAGEPGRGAALALILFLMVLPIVVYNARVLRKQREIH, from the coding sequence ATGGAATTTATCGGAGGAAAACTCCTTCAAGTAGTGATCGCCCTGGCGATTTTTGCCGCAATTATCGGCATCCTCATGCTCGTGGTGGATAGGGCACCAAAGTCGGTCAAGGACAAAGTTACGGTGGCCGGATTCCTGGCTCCTGCTGGAATCCTGATGCTGGTGGGCCTTGTGTATCCCGCTGTACGGACGTCAATGTTGGCCTTCACGGATGCCAGTGGCCAAGGCAACGGGTTCGATAACTTTGTTTGGATGTTCACGCAGCCTGAGGCTTTGACCACGCTGCGGAACACCATCATCTGGACCATCCTGGTTCCCCTGTTGTCGACCAGCTTTGGGCTGGCCTACGCCGTCTTCATCGATAAGGCCCGTGGAGAGCGGGTTCTGAAGTCCTTGGTCTTCATGCCGATGGCCATCTCCTTTGTAGGAGCCGGCATCATCTGGAAGCTCGTTTATGACTACCGCGGCCCCGGTATTGAACAGACGGGTGTCATCAACTTCATCCGCGACGCCATGGGAATGAACCCGAAGCAGTTCCTCCTGGACGCCCCGGAAAACACCATCTTCCTGATCATCGTGATGGTGTGGATCCAAACAGGCTTTGCCATGGTGATTCTTTCCGCGGCCATCAAGGGTGTGCCGGTGGAACTCATCGAGGCAGCCCGTTTGGATGGGGCCAACGCCTGGCAGCAGTTCCGCAACGTTACGGTCCCGGGTATCCGTGGGGCGCTGGTGGTGGTCCTGACTACTATCACGATCGCCACGCTGAAGGTCTTCGACATCGTCCGAACCATGACGGCCGGTAACTACGACACGTCGGTTGTGGCCAACGAAATGTACACGCAAGCCTTTCGCGCCGGCGAGCCAGGACGAGGTGCCGCTTTGGCCCTGATCCTGTTCCTCATGGTGCTGCCCATCGTCGTGTACAACGCTCGAGTCCTTCGCAAGCAAAGGGAGATCCATTGA
- a CDS encoding carbohydrate ABC transporter permease produces the protein MTATPAPKEASKAATRQRPGSDPAEDAQPMMRRVKTKLTSKWATAAAIIIAVVWSVPTFGLFVTSFRPAPKQVGPRSNGWWNAFLDWDFTVKNYTDVLTPAGSQSANLSQYFANSVAIVIPVTIFVLVLASMAAYVFAWGKFKGRDALFIFVFALQIIPLQMALIPLLQLFTQTLHLPAGSYAQLWIAHTMFGLPLGIFLLHNFISEIPGEVIEAARVDGAGHSTIFWRIILPLSVPALASLAIFQFLWVWNDLLVALVFSGGTADVAPITQRLAEISGTRGARDYLNPAAAFVSIIIPLLVFFGLQRYFVRGLLSGGLKG, from the coding sequence TTGACAGCCACGCCAGCCCCGAAAGAGGCGTCCAAGGCCGCCACCCGGCAGCGTCCTGGATCGGACCCCGCGGAGGACGCCCAGCCGATGATGCGCAGGGTCAAGACCAAGCTCACTTCCAAGTGGGCAACAGCGGCAGCGATCATCATCGCCGTCGTGTGGTCTGTCCCGACGTTTGGACTCTTTGTTACCTCGTTCCGTCCTGCCCCGAAGCAGGTGGGCCCCCGCTCAAACGGTTGGTGGAATGCCTTCCTGGACTGGGACTTCACAGTCAAGAACTATACGGACGTCCTTACCCCGGCAGGCTCGCAATCTGCCAACCTGTCCCAGTACTTCGCCAACTCGGTAGCGATCGTCATCCCGGTCACCATCTTTGTTCTGGTGTTGGCATCCATGGCCGCCTACGTGTTCGCGTGGGGCAAGTTCAAGGGGCGCGACGCACTCTTCATTTTCGTGTTCGCCCTGCAGATCATTCCGCTCCAGATGGCGCTGATTCCGCTCCTGCAACTCTTTACGCAAACCCTGCATTTGCCGGCGGGTTCGTACGCGCAGCTGTGGATCGCGCACACGATGTTCGGGCTTCCCCTGGGTATTTTCCTCCTCCACAACTTCATCTCCGAGATCCCTGGTGAAGTTATCGAGGCGGCAAGGGTGGATGGTGCGGGACACAGCACTATTTTCTGGCGCATCATCCTGCCGCTTTCCGTTCCGGCGCTGGCTTCGCTGGCGATCTTCCAGTTCCTGTGGGTCTGGAACGACCTCCTGGTTGCGCTGGTGTTCTCCGGTGGAACGGCCGACGTAGCACCTATCACCCAGCGTCTGGCCGAGATTTCCGGTACGCGCGGTGCCAGGGACTACTTGAACCCGGCTGCGGCCTTCGTCTCGATCATCATTCCGCTTCTGGTGTTCTTCGGCCTGCAGCGGTACTTCGTCCGAGGCCTGCTGTCCGGCGGTCTCAAGGGCTAG